One Pseudomonas rhizophila DNA window includes the following coding sequences:
- a CDS encoding peptidoglycan DD-metalloendopeptidase family protein, whose translation MSLTVIAQRMGITSFQRLVTGLVLSTLLVGCSSTPSGNVRVVDRTNATPQRPTVTTGQYVVRRGDTLFSIAFRYGWDYKALAARNNIPAPYTIHPGQRIRFDGRSGSTPTAVVTQSGSTASSSSRTTVIQRPVGAATATVPSVASKPTPAPTPAPGPSPSGWGWPSNGVLIGKFSSNGSLNKGIDIAGDLGQPVLAASDGTVVYAGSGLRGYGELVIIKHSDTYVSAYGHNRRLLVREGQQVKVGQKIAEMGSTGTDRVKLHFEIRRQGKPVDPLQFLPRR comes from the coding sequence GTGAGTCTCACAGTCATTGCGCAGCGTATGGGTATCACGAGCTTTCAGCGCCTGGTGACTGGCCTTGTCTTGAGTACCTTGCTGGTCGGTTGCTCCAGTACCCCGTCGGGTAACGTCCGGGTTGTCGATCGCACCAACGCAACGCCTCAACGTCCTACAGTAACGACCGGTCAGTATGTAGTCCGTCGCGGTGATACGCTGTTTTCCATCGCTTTTCGCTATGGCTGGGACTACAAAGCGCTCGCAGCGCGAAACAACATTCCTGCGCCTTATACGATTCATCCGGGTCAGAGAATTCGCTTTGATGGGCGCAGTGGTTCAACGCCTACCGCGGTGGTGACTCAGTCCGGTTCGACGGCTTCGTCGTCGAGTAGAACCACGGTGATTCAACGTCCGGTCGGTGCCGCAACGGCAACAGTACCGTCCGTCGCGAGCAAACCGACACCTGCTCCTACCCCCGCGCCAGGCCCCAGCCCGAGCGGCTGGGGATGGCCTTCTAATGGCGTTCTTATTGGAAAATTCTCTTCAAACGGTAGTTTGAATAAAGGAATTGATATCGCCGGGGATTTGGGACAGCCTGTTTTAGCCGCGTCTGATGGCACGGTTGTGTACGCCGGGAGTGGTTTAAGGGGCTACGGCGAACTCGTGATCATCAAACACAGCGATACCTACGTCAGTGCCTACGGTCACAACCGCAGGCTGTTGGTTCGGGAGGGGCAGCAGGTCAAGGTCGGGCAAAAAATTGCCGAAATGGGATCAACGGGAACGGACCGGGTGAAACTGCATTTTGAGATTCGCCGACAAGGTAAGCCAGTCGATCCGCTGCAATTCCTGCCACGTCGTTGA
- a CDS encoding protein-L-isoaspartate(D-aspartate) O-methyltransferase, translated as MTSQRTRERLIQRLYEEGLSNAQVLEVIRRTPRHLFVDEALAHRAYEDTALPIGHNQTISQPYMVARMSELLLEAGPLDKVLEIGTGSGYQTAVLSQLVERVFSVERIKVLQDRAKERLVELNLRNVVFRWGDGWEGWPALAPYNGIIVTAVATDVPQALLDQLAPGGRLVIPVGAGEVQQLMLIVREEQGFSRHVLGAVRFVPLLNGPLA; from the coding sequence ATGACCTCCCAGCGTACCCGGGAGCGCCTGATTCAACGGCTCTATGAAGAAGGCCTTTCCAACGCTCAGGTGCTGGAAGTGATTCGCCGCACCCCACGGCATTTGTTCGTCGATGAAGCCTTGGCCCATCGCGCCTACGAAGACACCGCATTGCCGATCGGCCACAACCAGACCATTTCCCAGCCTTATATGGTGGCCCGCATGAGCGAGTTGCTGCTGGAGGCGGGGCCGCTGGACAAGGTGCTGGAGATTGGCACCGGTTCGGGTTACCAGACGGCGGTGTTGTCGCAGCTGGTGGAGCGGGTGTTTTCCGTGGAGCGGATCAAGGTGCTGCAGGATCGCGCCAAGGAACGCCTGGTGGAACTGAACCTGCGCAATGTGGTGTTTCGCTGGGGCGATGGCTGGGAAGGCTGGCCGGCCCTGGCACCTTATAACGGCATCATCGTGACCGCCGTTGCCACTGATGTGCCCCAGGCCTTGCTGGATCAACTGGCCCCCGGCGGCCGGTTGGTCATTCCGGTGGGGGCTGGTGAAGTCCAGCAGTTGATGCTGATCGTGCGCGAAGAACAGGGTTTTTCACGTCACGTGCTGGGGGCGGTTCGGTTTGTTCCGTTGCTTAACGGGCCATTGGCCTGA
- the rpoS gene encoding RNA polymerase sigma factor RpoS: MALSKEVPEFDIDDEVLLMETGIAMDSMSNDEGATPPSVRAKSRHSASLKQHKYIDYTRALDATQLYLNEIGFSPLLSPEEEVHFARLSQSGDPAGRKRMIESNLRLVVKIARRYVNRGLSLLDLIEEGNLGLIRAVEKFDPERGFRFSTYATWWIRQTIERAIMNQTRTIRLPIHVVKELNVYLRAARELTQKLDHEPSPEEIANLLEKPVGEVKRMLGLNERVSSVDVSLGPDSDKTLLDTLTDDRPTDPCELLQDDDLSQSIDQWLSELTDKQREVVIRRFGLRGHESSTLEDVGLEIGLTRERVRQIQVEGLKRLREILEKNGLSSESLFQ, encoded by the coding sequence ATGGCTCTCAGTAAAGAAGTGCCGGAGTTTGACATCGACGATGAGGTTCTCCTTATGGAGACCGGCATCGCTATGGATTCGATGTCGAATGATGAAGGGGCGACTCCACCTTCCGTTCGTGCCAAATCCAGACACTCCGCTTCGCTTAAACAACATAAGTACATCGACTACACACGGGCGCTGGACGCCACTCAGCTGTACCTCAACGAAATCGGCTTCTCGCCGCTGCTCTCCCCCGAGGAAGAAGTTCATTTTGCGCGTCTGTCGCAAAGTGGCGACCCGGCCGGGCGAAAACGCATGATTGAAAGCAACCTGCGCCTGGTGGTGAAAATCGCCCGACGCTACGTCAATCGTGGCCTATCGCTGCTGGACCTGATCGAAGAGGGTAACCTGGGGCTGATTCGCGCTGTCGAGAAATTCGACCCCGAGCGAGGCTTCCGTTTCTCGACCTACGCGACCTGGTGGATTCGCCAGACCATCGAGCGGGCGATCATGAATCAGACCCGGACCATCCGGTTGCCGATCCATGTGGTCAAGGAGCTGAACGTCTACCTGCGGGCTGCCCGTGAACTCACCCAAAAGCTCGACCACGAACCCTCACCCGAAGAGATCGCCAACCTGCTGGAGAAACCGGTGGGCGAGGTCAAGCGCATGCTTGGGCTCAACGAGCGGGTTTCTTCGGTTGATGTCTCGCTGGGGCCGGACTCGGATAAGACCCTGCTGGACACGCTCACCGATGACCGACCTACCGACCCGTGCGAACTGCTCCAGGACGATGACTTGTCCCAGAGCATCGACCAGTGGCTCTCGGAGCTCACGGACAAGCAACGGGAAGTGGTGATTCGCCGCTTCGGCTTGCGCGGTCATGAAAGCAGCACCCTTGAAGATGTGGGCCTGGAAATTGGGCTGACCCGTGAGCGGGTCAGGCAGATTCAGGTCGAAGGCCTTAAACGTCTTCGGGAGATCCTGGAGAAGAACGGCCTGTCGAGCGAGTCGTTGTTCCAATAA
- the fdxA gene encoding ferredoxin FdxA, with translation MTFVVTDNCIKCKYTDCVEVCPVDCFYEGPNFLVIHPDECIDCALCEPECPANAIFSEDEVPAGMENFIELNAELADIWPNITEKKDELPDAKEWDGKPDKLKDLER, from the coding sequence ATGACCTTCGTCGTCACCGACAACTGCATCAAGTGCAAGTACACCGACTGCGTAGAAGTCTGTCCGGTGGACTGCTTTTACGAAGGGCCGAACTTCCTGGTCATTCACCCGGACGAGTGCATCGATTGCGCCCTGTGTGAACCGGAATGCCCGGCGAATGCCATCTTCTCGGAAGACGAAGTGCCGGCCGGCATGGAGAACTTCATCGAGCTGAACGCTGAACTGGCGGACATCTGGCCAAACATCACCGAAAAGAAAGACGAGTTGCCAGACGCCAAAGAGTGGGATGGCAAACCAGACAAGCTCAAAGACCTCGAACGCTGA
- the mutS gene encoding DNA mismatch repair protein MutS, with product MNTAVNDLSSHTPMMQQYWRLKNQHPDQLMFYRMGDFYEIFYEDAKKAAKLLDITLTARGQSAGMAIPMCGIPYHAAEGYLAKLVKLGESVVICEQVGDPATSKGPVERQVVRIITPGTVSDEALLDERRDNLIAAVLGDERLFGLAVLDITSGNFSVLEIKGWENLLAELERVNPVELLIPDDWPKDLPAEKRRGVRRRAPWDFERDSALKSLCQQFSTQDLKGFGCENLTLAIGAAGCLLAYAKETQRTTLPHLRSLRHERLDDTVVLDGASRRNLELDTNLAGGRDNTLQSVVDRCQTAMGSRLLTRWLNRPLRDLTVLLARQSSITCLLDRYRFEQLQPQLKEIGDIERILARIGLRNARPRDLARLRDALGALPELQVAMTDLEAPHLQQLARTTSTYPELAALLEKAIIDNPPAVIRDGGVLKTGYDAELDELQSLSENAGQFLIDLEAREKARTGLANLKVGYNRIHGYFIELPSKQAEQAPADYIRRQTLKGAERFITPELKAFEDKALSAKSRALAREKMLYEALLEDLISQLPPLQDTAGALAELDVLSNLAERALNLDLNCPRFVSEPCMRITQGRHPVVEQVLTTPFVANDLSLDDNTRMLVITGPNMGGKSTYMRQTALIVLLAHIGSFVPAASCELSLVDRIFTRIGSSDDLAGGRSTFMVEMSETANILHNATERSLVLMDEVGRGTSTFDGLSLAWAAAERLAHLRAYTLFATHYFELTVLPESQPLVANVHLNATEHNERIVFLHHVLPGPASQSYGLAVAQLAGVPSEVISRAREHLSRLETTSLPHETPRPSKGKPAAPQQSDLFASLPHPVLDELAKVDLDDLTPRRALELLYSLKTRI from the coding sequence ATGAATACAGCCGTAAACGACCTCTCCAGCCACACGCCAATGATGCAACAATACTGGCGCCTGAAGAATCAGCACCCCGATCAGCTGATGTTCTACCGCATGGGCGACTTCTACGAGATCTTCTACGAGGACGCGAAGAAGGCCGCCAAGCTATTGGACATCACCCTGACGGCGCGTGGGCAATCGGCGGGCATGGCGATTCCGATGTGTGGGATTCCTTACCACGCGGCGGAAGGTTACCTGGCCAAGCTGGTCAAGCTCGGCGAGTCGGTGGTGATCTGCGAGCAGGTCGGCGACCCGGCCACCAGTAAAGGGCCGGTGGAACGCCAAGTCGTACGGATCATCACGCCGGGTACGGTCAGTGATGAAGCCTTGCTGGATGAACGCCGGGACAACCTGATCGCCGCCGTGCTGGGCGATGAGCGCCTGTTCGGCCTGGCGGTGCTGGACATCACCAGCGGCAATTTCTCGGTGCTGGAAATCAAGGGCTGGGAAAATCTGCTGGCGGAGCTGGAGCGGGTCAATCCGGTGGAATTACTGATCCCGGATGACTGGCCCAAAGACCTGCCGGCGGAAAAACGCCGTGGCGTTCGGCGCCGGGCGCCGTGGGATTTTGAGCGCGACTCGGCGCTGAAAAGTCTCTGCCAGCAGTTCTCCACTCAGGACCTTAAAGGCTTCGGTTGCGAAAACCTGACCCTGGCCATCGGCGCGGCCGGCTGCCTGCTGGCTTACGCCAAGGAAACCCAGCGCACCACCCTGCCCCACTTGCGCAGCCTGCGTCATGAGCGCCTGGATGACACCGTGGTGCTGGACGGCGCGAGCCGACGCAATCTGGAACTGGACACCAACCTGGCCGGCGGGCGCGACAACACCCTGCAATCGGTGGTCGATCGCTGCCAGACCGCCATGGGCAGCCGTCTGCTGACCCGTTGGCTGAACCGTCCGCTGCGAGACCTGACGGTGCTGCTGGCGCGTCAGAGCTCCATTACCTGCCTGCTGGATCGTTATCGCTTCGAGCAGTTGCAACCGCAGCTCAAGGAAATCGGGGACATCGAGCGGATCCTGGCGCGTATCGGCCTGCGCAACGCCCGCCCCCGTGACCTGGCGCGCCTGCGCGATGCCCTCGGCGCCCTGCCCGAGCTTCAGGTGGCGATGACCGACCTGGAAGCGCCGCACCTGCAACAACTGGCGCGCACCACCAGCACTTACCCGGAGCTGGCCGCGCTGCTGGAAAAAGCCATTATCGACAACCCGCCAGCGGTGATCCGTGACGGCGGTGTGCTGAAAACCGGCTACGACGCCGAACTCGACGAGTTGCAATCGCTGAGCGAGAACGCCGGGCAGTTCCTGATCGACCTCGAAGCCCGGGAAAAAGCCCGTACCGGCCTGGCCAACCTCAAGGTCGGTTACAACCGTATCCACGGTTACTTCATCGAATTGCCGAGCAAACAGGCCGAACAGGCGCCGGCTGACTACATTCGTCGCCAGACGCTCAAAGGCGCCGAGCGTTTCATCACCCCGGAACTCAAGGCGTTCGAAGACAAGGCGTTGTCGGCCAAGAGCCGTGCCCTGGCCCGGGAAAAGATGCTCTATGAGGCGCTGCTCGAAGACTTGATCAGCCAACTGCCGCCGCTGCAGGACACCGCCGGCGCCTTGGCGGAGCTGGACGTGCTGAGCAACCTGGCCGAACGCGCGCTGAACCTGGACCTCAACTGCCCGCGGTTTGTCAGCGAGCCGTGCATGCGCATCACCCAGGGTCGTCACCCGGTGGTTGAGCAGGTATTGACCACGCCGTTCGTGGCCAACGACCTGAGCCTGGATGACAACACCCGCATGCTGGTGATCACCGGTCCGAACATGGGCGGTAAATCCACCTACATGCGTCAGACCGCCTTGATCGTGCTGCTGGCCCACATTGGCAGTTTCGTGCCGGCAGCCAGTTGCGAATTGTCCCTGGTGGACCGGATCTTTACCCGCATCGGTTCCAGCGATGACCTGGCCGGCGGGCGTTCGACCTTCATGGTGGAAATGAGCGAAACCGCGAACATCCTGCACAACGCCACCGAACGCAGCCTGGTGCTGATGGACGAGGTCGGACGCGGCACCAGCACCTTCGACGGCCTGTCCCTGGCTTGGGCAGCGGCCGAACGGCTGGCGCACCTGCGGGCGTACACCCTGTTTGCCACCCACTATTTCGAACTCACCGTACTGCCGGAAAGCCAGCCGCTGGTGGCTAACGTGCATCTCAATGCCACCGAGCACAACGAGCGCATCGTGTTCCTGCACCATGTACTGCCCGGCCCGGCCAGCCAGAGCTACGGCCTGGCGGTAGCGCAACTGGCCGGCGTACCCAGCGAAGTGATCAGCCGTGCGCGCGAGCACCTGAGCCGTCTGGAAACCACCAGCCTGCCCCACGAAACACCGCGTCCGAGCAAAGGCAAACCGGCGGCTCCGCAGCAGAGCGACCTGTTCGCCAGCCTGCCGCATCCGGTGCTTGATGAACTGGCCAAAGTGGATCTGGACGACCTGACGCCACGTCGGGCACTTGAATTGCTTTATTCATTGAAGACACGGATCTAA